In the genome of Sardina pilchardus chromosome 14, fSarPil1.1, whole genome shotgun sequence, one region contains:
- the dolk gene encoding dolichol kinase has protein sequence METNAVLIESAVVFAMVLFVHTAVWSPLSWCCIALAIQAFYVQHKWDRLLRSGAAVFQFRPGASSGVLPASMVMPLLGLALRGRCVEAGNVHMERFALVVAVTGMMLALFVSLIALGVTRPVPTNTCVVAGIAGSAILYCTKHTLTVSEVIEVLEVLLIFVYLSLILLYLLPRCFTPGEALLVIAALSFVINQLIKRSLSTAGETRGEPLQYYLPVVVVGCLLLGVIFALLFLFLEAGSWAGSLFFHVLTAVLGLGLLLPWLSLLTNTHPIAWVIYFLAVDSRRPWLLGYWALLALASVAVVMHQNRRQRRSSGGKKEQASTAVRKAFHVVTVLTFAPGLVLDRPLLHLASAGCLGVFLFLEFVRFFRILPLGPHLRRTLTHFLDERDSGPLVLTHIYLLVGVSLPLWLTPGPCVPKGGLPGAGGLLPYAGVLSVGVGDAVASVFGSSVGEIRWPGTKKTMEGTATSVFAQVIAVAIFLLADGSLNLNASYSWVVGSISIVAMLEAYTSQIDNLLLPLYLHILLML, from the coding sequence ATGGAGACCAATGCGGTGCTGATCGAGTCGGCCGTGGTGTTCGCCATGGTGCTGTTCGTGCACACGGCCGTGTGGTCGCCGCTTTCGTGGTGCTGCATCGCCCTGGCCATCCAGGCCTTCTACGTCCAGCACAAGTGGGACCGGCTACTGCGCTCCGGCGCGGCCGTCTTCCAGTTCCGCCCGGGCGCCAGCAGCGGCGTCCTGCCGGCCAGCATGGTCATGCCCCTCCTGGGCCTGGCGCTGCGCGGGCGCTGCGTCGAGGCGGGCAACGTGCACATGGAGCGCTTCGCCCTGGTGGTGGCGGTGACGGGCATGATGCTGGCGCTGTTCGTCTCGCTGATCGCGCTGGGCGTCACCCGGCCCGTGCCCACCAACACGTGCGTGGTGGCGGGCATCGCGGGCAGCGCCATCCTCTACTGCACCAAGCACACGCTGACCGTCTCGGAGGTGATCGAGGTGCTGGAGGTGCTGCTGATCTTCGTCTACCTGAGCCTGATCCTGCTCTACCTGCTGCCGCGCTGCTTCACGCCGGGCGAGGCGCTGCTGGTCATCGCCGCCCTCAGCTTCGTCATCAACCAGCTGATCAAGCGGTCACTAAGCACGGCCGGCGAGACGCGCGGCGAGCCCCTGCAGTACTACCtgcccgtggtggtggtgggctgcCTGCTGCTGGGGGTCATCTtcgccctcctcttcctcttcctggagGCCGGCTCGTGGGCCGGCTCGCTCTTCTTCCACGTGCTGACGGCCGTGCTGGGCCTGGGCCTGCTGCTGCCCTGGCTGTCGCTGCTGACCAACACGCACCCCATCGCCTGGGTCATCTACTTCCTGGCGGTGGACAGCCGGCGGCCGTGGCTGCTGGGCTACTGGGCGCTGCTGGCCTTAGCCTCCGTCGCCGTGGTGATGCACCAGAACCGGCGCCAGCGGCGCTCGTCGGGCGGCAAGAAGGAGCAGGCGTCCACGGCCGTGCGCAAGGCCTTCCACGTGGTCACCGTGCTCACCTTCGCGCCGGGCCTGGTGCTGGACCGTCCGCTGCTGCACCTGGCCTCGGCCGGCTGCCTGggcgtcttcctcttcctggagTTCGTGCGCTTCTTCCGGATCCTTCCGCTGGGGCCGCACCTGCGCCGGACGCTCACCCACTTCCTGGACGAGCGGGACAGCGGGCCGCTGGTGCTCACCCACATCTACCTGCTCGTGGGGGTGTCCCTGCCCCTGTGGCTGACCCCGGGGCCCTGCGTGCCCAAGGGAGGCCTGCCGGGCGCGGGCGGCCTGCTCCCCTACGCCGGCGTGCTCTCGGTGGGCGTCGGCGACGCCGTGGCCTCCGTGTTCGGCAGCTCGGTCGGTGAGATCCGCTGGCCCGGCACCAAGAAGACCATGGAGGGCACGGCCACCTCGGTCTTCGCCCAGGTCATCGCGGTGGCCATCTTCCTGCTGGCCGACGGCAGCCTGAACCTGAACGCCAGCTACTCGTGGGTGGTGGGCTCCATCAGCATCGTGGCCATGCTGGAGGCCTACACGTCGCAGATCGACAACCTGCTGCTGCCGCTCTACCTGCACATACTGTTGATGCTATGA